One Malus sylvestris chromosome 14, drMalSylv7.2, whole genome shotgun sequence DNA segment encodes these proteins:
- the LOC126599216 gene encoding rhodanese-like domain-containing protein 8, chloroplastic, giving the protein MRGSFPAPAVISGAVSFTITQIALVGRRKKDSFEFPVCSSSQTARFSFSIHDEHNQQRQRQSRRQCLWLPGRSKWKGGRRAGIGLQCKCNYESGGEVNEWVVVNFYHFVMIKDAEAEVAKHLSFVEDLDIRGRIYLNEQGINAQYSGPLRDALAYVEWLRGDERFSGILVQISAATNGHAFPKLKLRYKPSLVQLEGGISHLPLLDPSMRATPLSPSEWRKRLESLKTTSDASNDNLKRNQILLDVRNGYEWDIGHFEGARRPDVDCFRSTSFGLSQPEVIAADPLENVDKEKTDIMMYCTGGIRCDVYSTILRQQGFQNLYTLRGGVSHYLENEGPVRWIGNLFVFDSRLSLPPPAYKPEAATKASTHEDSDNNTFARCYICGSQVCELRHRNCANLDCNLLYLCCMNCVKDLRGCCCSNCTTAARLRPVLPGFQRYKKWHTYRDSIPHSRLTA; this is encoded by the exons atGAGAGGGAGTTTTCCGGCGCCGGCGGTTATATCCGGTGCGGTGAGCTTCACAATTACTCAAATTGCTTTGGTGGGCAGAAGAAAGAAAGATTCGTTCGAATTCCCGGTCTGCTCCTCCTCCCAAACAGCTCGCTTTTCCTTCTCAATTCACGACGAGCATAACCAGCAGAGGCAAAGACAGAGTCGAAGACAATGCCTTTGGTTACCAgggagaagcaaatggaaagGAGGACGTCGTGCGGGCATTGGCTTGCAATGCAAGTGCAACTACGAAAGCGGAGGAGAGGTTAACGAATGGGTGGTGGTGAATTTCTACCATTTCGTGATGATCAAAGACGCAGAGGCGGAGGTAGCCAAGCATCTCTCTTTCGTTGAGGACCTCGACATACGCGGACGGATATATCTGAATGAACAAGGGATAAATGCACAG TACAGTGGGCCGTTGAGAGATGCACTTGCATATGTTGAATGGTTAAGGGGGGACGAGAGATTTTCTGGCATCCTAGTGCAGATTTCTGCAGCAACAAATGGGCACGCCTTTCCAAAACTCAAGTTGCGGTATAAGCCCTCACTGGTTCAG TTAGAAGGAGGTATTTCACATCTTCCTTTGCTGGACCCTTCAATGCGAGCAACGCCTCTATCGCCATCTGAATGGAGAAAGAGATTGGAATCATTGAAAACAACTAGTGATGCATCAAATGACAATCTTAAAAGAAACCAGATTTTATTGGATGTGAGAAATG GTTATGAGTGGGATATTGGTCATTTTGAAGGGGCTCGGCGACCTGATGTGGACTGCTTTAGGAGCACTTCGTTTGGGTTATCGCAACCAGAG GTCATTGCCGCAGATCCTTTAGAAAATGTTGACAAAGAAAAGACAGATATAATGATGTATTGCACTGGAGGTATCCGTTGTGATGTATATTCCACAATCCTAAG ACAACAGGGCTTTCAAAATTTATACACATTAAGGGGAGGTGTTTCTCATTATCTGGAGAATGAAGGTCCTGTTCGGTGGATTGGTAATTTGTTCGTATTTGACTCTCGTCTCTCTCTCCCACCGCCTGCCTACAAGCCTGAAGCCGCGACTAAAGCAAGCACGCATGAAGATTCAGATAATAATACGTTCGCTAGATGCTATATATGCGGTTCACAAGTCTGTGAGTTAAGGCATAGAAACTGTGCAAATCTCGACTGCAATCTGCTGTATCT ATGCTGTATGAACTGTGTGAAGGATTTAAGAGGATGTTGCTGTTCCAACTGCACAACTGCTGCTCGACTTAGACCTGTTCTTCCAGGGTTCCAGAGATACAAGAAGTGGCACACGTATCGAGATTCGATACCACACAGCCGGTTGACGGCTTGA